Proteins from a single region of Xiphophorus maculatus strain JP 163 A chromosome 22, X_maculatus-5.0-male, whole genome shotgun sequence:
- the LOC102225073 gene encoding pleckstrin homology domain-containing family A member 1-like isoform X1, whose product MPYVDRQNRICGFLDIEENENSGKFLRRYFILDTQQGSLVWFMDNPQNLPIGTDCVGSLKLTYISKVSDATKQRPKAEFCFVINAGMRKFFLQANDQQDLVDWVIALNKATKITVPKSSESHQNSENQKVLPDVVGPKKQVSYRTDIIGGVPIITQTQHEGGDGANRSEREALQRSHGQLPYFLGRPAQEQSVIKSGYCVKQGAVMRNWKRRYFLLEENAMSYFKSDLEKEPLRMIPLKEVHKVQECKQSDIMMRDNLFEVVTTSRTFYIQADSPVEMHSWIKAISGAIVAQRGPGRSAATEHGNRPTFYRSPAAAAVPRAPVPAVPSCNPERGDAVASGARPQPGVGQRALHEPAATPRSQPPTSTPVPAGDAPRKVTSQPPASITVASSEESPWRRRSSFEPQAPQTHLDIDDADLPVSEV is encoded by the exons ATGCCTTATGTGGACCGACAGAACCGCATTTGTGGTTTCCTGGACATCGAGGAGAACGAGAACAGCGGCAAGTTCCTGCGACGCTACTTCATCCTGGACACACAGCAGGGGAGCCTGGTGTGGTTCATGGATAACCCTCAG AACCTGCCCATCGGTACGGACTGCGTTGGTTCACTCAAGCTCACCTACATCTCTAAG GTCAGTGATGCCACCAAGCAGAGGCCCAAAGCAGAGTTTTGCTTTG TCATCAATGCTGGGATGAGGAAGTTCTTCCTTCAGGCCAATGATCAGCAGGACCTTGTAGACTGGGTCATCGCTCTCAATAAAGCCACCAAGATCACA gtGCCAAAGTCGTCAGAAAGCCACCAGAATTCAGAAAACCAGAAAGTTTTGCCAGACGTCGTCGGGCCCAAGAAGCAAGTTTCCTACAGGACGGACATAATCGGTGGAGTTCCCATCATAACCCAAACCCAG caTGAAGGCGGTGACGGTGCGAACAGATCGGAACGCGAGGCGCTGCAGCGCTCCCACGGTCAGCTGCCGTACTTCCTGGGCAGGCCAGCTCAGGAACAGAGTGTCATCAAGTCAGGCTACTGTGTGAAGCAAGGAGCCGTG ATGAGGAACTGGAAGCGTCGCTACTTCCTCCTTGAGGAAAACGCTATGAGCTACTTCAAGTCAGATTTG GAGAAAGAGCCTCTGAGGATGATCCCACTAAAGGAGGTTCACAAGGTCCAGGAGTGCAAACAGAG TGACATCATGATGAGAGATAATCTCTTTGAAGTCGTCACCACATCGAGGACGTTTTATATCCAG GCGGACAGCCCAGTGGAGATGCACAGTTGGATAAAGGCCATCTCAGGGGCCATAGTAGCTCAGCGGGGACCTGGGAGGTCGGCTGCCACA GAACACGGCAACCGTCCCACGTTCTACCGCAGCCCAGCGGCTGCCGCCGTCCCTCGCGCGCCCGTACCTGCCGTGCCATCATGCAACCCAGAGCGGGGCGATGCTGTCGCTTCCGGCGCACGCCCGCAGCCTGGCGTGGGACAGCGAGCACTTCATGAGCCTGCTGCCACGCCCCGTTCACAGCCACCCACCAGCACGCCTGTCCCTGCAGGAGACGCGCCTCGCAAAGTGACCTCCCAGCCGCCTGCCAGCATCACCGTGGCGAGCTCCGAGGAGTCGCCGTGGAGACGTCGGAGCAGCTTCGAGCCCCAGGCGCCTCAGACACATCTGGACATTGACGACGCGGATCTGCCAGTGAGTGAGGTCTGA
- the LOC102225073 gene encoding pleckstrin homology domain-containing family A member 1-like isoform X3, whose amino-acid sequence MPYVDRQNRICGFLDIEENENSGKFLRRYFILDTQQGSLVWFMDNPQNLPIGTDCVGSLKLTYISKVSDATKQRPKAEFCFVINAGMRKFFLQANDQQDLVDWVIALNKATKITVPKSSESHQNSENQKVLPDVVGPKKQVSYRTDIIGGVPIITQTQHEGGDGANRSEREALQRSHGQLPYFLGRPAQEQSVIKSGYCVKQGAVMRNWKRRYFLLEENAMSYFKSDLEKEPLRMIPLKEVHKVQECKQSDIMMRDNLFEVVTTSRTFYIQADSPVEMHSWIKAISGAIVAQRGPGRSAATMRQARRLSNPCIQSLLQLCTCLRCVTSCLSLLFPPVRCLNTATVPRSTAAQRLPPSLARPYLPCHHATQSGAMLSLPAHARSLAWDSEHFMSLLPRPVHSHPPARLSLQETRLAK is encoded by the exons ATGCCTTATGTGGACCGACAGAACCGCATTTGTGGTTTCCTGGACATCGAGGAGAACGAGAACAGCGGCAAGTTCCTGCGACGCTACTTCATCCTGGACACACAGCAGGGGAGCCTGGTGTGGTTCATGGATAACCCTCAG AACCTGCCCATCGGTACGGACTGCGTTGGTTCACTCAAGCTCACCTACATCTCTAAG GTCAGTGATGCCACCAAGCAGAGGCCCAAAGCAGAGTTTTGCTTTG TCATCAATGCTGGGATGAGGAAGTTCTTCCTTCAGGCCAATGATCAGCAGGACCTTGTAGACTGGGTCATCGCTCTCAATAAAGCCACCAAGATCACA gtGCCAAAGTCGTCAGAAAGCCACCAGAATTCAGAAAACCAGAAAGTTTTGCCAGACGTCGTCGGGCCCAAGAAGCAAGTTTCCTACAGGACGGACATAATCGGTGGAGTTCCCATCATAACCCAAACCCAG caTGAAGGCGGTGACGGTGCGAACAGATCGGAACGCGAGGCGCTGCAGCGCTCCCACGGTCAGCTGCCGTACTTCCTGGGCAGGCCAGCTCAGGAACAGAGTGTCATCAAGTCAGGCTACTGTGTGAAGCAAGGAGCCGTG ATGAGGAACTGGAAGCGTCGCTACTTCCTCCTTGAGGAAAACGCTATGAGCTACTTCAAGTCAGATTTG GAGAAAGAGCCTCTGAGGATGATCCCACTAAAGGAGGTTCACAAGGTCCAGGAGTGCAAACAGAG TGACATCATGATGAGAGATAATCTCTTTGAAGTCGTCACCACATCGAGGACGTTTTATATCCAG GCGGACAGCCCAGTGGAGATGCACAGTTGGATAAAGGCCATCTCAGGGGCCATAGTAGCTCAGCGGGGACCTGGGAGGTCGGCTGCCACA ATGCGGCAGGCCAGACGGCTGTCGAACCCCTGTATACAGAG tctgctgcagctgtgtACCTGTCTTAGATGTGTGACATCCTGCTTGTCTCTCCTCTTCCCTCCTGTCCGCTGCCT GAACACGGCAACCGTCCCACGTTCTACCGCAGCCCAGCGGCTGCCGCCGTCCCTCGCGCGCCCGTACCTGCCGTGCCATCATGCAACCCAGAGCGGGGCGATGCTGTCGCTTCCGGCGCACGCCCGCAGCCTGGCGTGGGACAGCGAGCACTTCATGAGCCTGCTGCCACGCCCCGTTCACAGCCACCCACCAGCACGCCTGTCCCTGCAGGAGACGCGCCTCGCAAAGTGA
- the LOC102225073 gene encoding pleckstrin homology domain-containing family A member 1-like isoform X2, whose translation MPYVDRQNRICGFLDIEENENSGKFLRRYFILDTQQGSLVWFMDNPQNLPIGTDCVGSLKLTYISKVSDATKQRPKAEFCFVINAGMRKFFLQANDQQDLVDWVIALNKATKITVPKSSESHQNSENQKVLPDVVGPKKQVSYRTDIIGGVPIITQTQHEGGDGANRSEREALQRSHGQLPYFLGRPAQEQSVIKSGYCVKQGAVMRNWKRRYFLLEENAMSYFKSDLEKEPLRMIPLKEVHKVQECKQSDIMMRDNLFEVVTTSRTFYIQADSPVEMHSWIKAISGAIVAQRGPGRSAATMRQARRLSNPCIQRYTSRIGECSGTLLQLCTCLRCVTSCLSLLFPPVRCLNTATVPRSTAAQRLPPSLARPYLPCHHATQSGAMLSLPAHARSLAWDSEHFMSLLPRPVHSHPPARLSLQETRLAK comes from the exons ATGCCTTATGTGGACCGACAGAACCGCATTTGTGGTTTCCTGGACATCGAGGAGAACGAGAACAGCGGCAAGTTCCTGCGACGCTACTTCATCCTGGACACACAGCAGGGGAGCCTGGTGTGGTTCATGGATAACCCTCAG AACCTGCCCATCGGTACGGACTGCGTTGGTTCACTCAAGCTCACCTACATCTCTAAG GTCAGTGATGCCACCAAGCAGAGGCCCAAAGCAGAGTTTTGCTTTG TCATCAATGCTGGGATGAGGAAGTTCTTCCTTCAGGCCAATGATCAGCAGGACCTTGTAGACTGGGTCATCGCTCTCAATAAAGCCACCAAGATCACA gtGCCAAAGTCGTCAGAAAGCCACCAGAATTCAGAAAACCAGAAAGTTTTGCCAGACGTCGTCGGGCCCAAGAAGCAAGTTTCCTACAGGACGGACATAATCGGTGGAGTTCCCATCATAACCCAAACCCAG caTGAAGGCGGTGACGGTGCGAACAGATCGGAACGCGAGGCGCTGCAGCGCTCCCACGGTCAGCTGCCGTACTTCCTGGGCAGGCCAGCTCAGGAACAGAGTGTCATCAAGTCAGGCTACTGTGTGAAGCAAGGAGCCGTG ATGAGGAACTGGAAGCGTCGCTACTTCCTCCTTGAGGAAAACGCTATGAGCTACTTCAAGTCAGATTTG GAGAAAGAGCCTCTGAGGATGATCCCACTAAAGGAGGTTCACAAGGTCCAGGAGTGCAAACAGAG TGACATCATGATGAGAGATAATCTCTTTGAAGTCGTCACCACATCGAGGACGTTTTATATCCAG GCGGACAGCCCAGTGGAGATGCACAGTTGGATAAAGGCCATCTCAGGGGCCATAGTAGCTCAGCGGGGACCTGGGAGGTCGGCTGCCACA ATGCGGCAGGCCAGACGGCTGTCGAACCCCTGTATACAGAGGTATACATCTCGAATCGGGGAGTGCAGCGGCAC tctgctgcagctgtgtACCTGTCTTAGATGTGTGACATCCTGCTTGTCTCTCCTCTTCCCTCCTGTCCGCTGCCT GAACACGGCAACCGTCCCACGTTCTACCGCAGCCCAGCGGCTGCCGCCGTCCCTCGCGCGCCCGTACCTGCCGTGCCATCATGCAACCCAGAGCGGGGCGATGCTGTCGCTTCCGGCGCACGCCCGCAGCCTGGCGTGGGACAGCGAGCACTTCATGAGCCTGCTGCCACGCCCCGTTCACAGCCACCCACCAGCACGCCTGTCCCTGCAGGAGACGCGCCTCGCAAAGTGA
- the LOC102225073 gene encoding pleckstrin homology domain-containing family A member 1-like isoform X5: protein MPYVDRQNRICGFLDIEENENSGKFLRRYFILDTQQGSLVWFMDNPQNLPIGTDCVGSLKLTYISKVSDATKQRPKAEFCFVINAGMRKFFLQANDQQDLVDWVIALNKATKITVPKSSESHQNSENQKVLPDVVGPKKQVSYRTDIIGGVPIITQTQHEGGDGANRSEREALQRSHGQLPYFLGRPAQEQSVIKSGYCVKQGAVMRNWKRRYFLLEENAMSYFKSDLEKEPLRMIPLKEVHKVQECKQSDIMMRDNLFEVVTTSRTFYIQADSPVEMHSWIKAISGAIVAQRGPGRSAATMRQARRLSNPCIQRNTATVPRSTAAQRLPPSLARPYLPCHHATQSGAMLSLPAHARSLAWDSEHFMSLLPRPVHSHPPARLSLQETRLAK from the exons ATGCCTTATGTGGACCGACAGAACCGCATTTGTGGTTTCCTGGACATCGAGGAGAACGAGAACAGCGGCAAGTTCCTGCGACGCTACTTCATCCTGGACACACAGCAGGGGAGCCTGGTGTGGTTCATGGATAACCCTCAG AACCTGCCCATCGGTACGGACTGCGTTGGTTCACTCAAGCTCACCTACATCTCTAAG GTCAGTGATGCCACCAAGCAGAGGCCCAAAGCAGAGTTTTGCTTTG TCATCAATGCTGGGATGAGGAAGTTCTTCCTTCAGGCCAATGATCAGCAGGACCTTGTAGACTGGGTCATCGCTCTCAATAAAGCCACCAAGATCACA gtGCCAAAGTCGTCAGAAAGCCACCAGAATTCAGAAAACCAGAAAGTTTTGCCAGACGTCGTCGGGCCCAAGAAGCAAGTTTCCTACAGGACGGACATAATCGGTGGAGTTCCCATCATAACCCAAACCCAG caTGAAGGCGGTGACGGTGCGAACAGATCGGAACGCGAGGCGCTGCAGCGCTCCCACGGTCAGCTGCCGTACTTCCTGGGCAGGCCAGCTCAGGAACAGAGTGTCATCAAGTCAGGCTACTGTGTGAAGCAAGGAGCCGTG ATGAGGAACTGGAAGCGTCGCTACTTCCTCCTTGAGGAAAACGCTATGAGCTACTTCAAGTCAGATTTG GAGAAAGAGCCTCTGAGGATGATCCCACTAAAGGAGGTTCACAAGGTCCAGGAGTGCAAACAGAG TGACATCATGATGAGAGATAATCTCTTTGAAGTCGTCACCACATCGAGGACGTTTTATATCCAG GCGGACAGCCCAGTGGAGATGCACAGTTGGATAAAGGCCATCTCAGGGGCCATAGTAGCTCAGCGGGGACCTGGGAGGTCGGCTGCCACA ATGCGGCAGGCCAGACGGCTGTCGAACCCCTGTATACAGAG GAACACGGCAACCGTCCCACGTTCTACCGCAGCCCAGCGGCTGCCGCCGTCCCTCGCGCGCCCGTACCTGCCGTGCCATCATGCAACCCAGAGCGGGGCGATGCTGTCGCTTCCGGCGCACGCCCGCAGCCTGGCGTGGGACAGCGAGCACTTCATGAGCCTGCTGCCACGCCCCGTTCACAGCCACCCACCAGCACGCCTGTCCCTGCAGGAGACGCGCCTCGCAAAGTGA
- the LOC102225073 gene encoding pleckstrin homology domain-containing family A member 1-like isoform X4: MPYVDRQNRICGFLDIEENENSGKFLRRYFILDTQQGSLVWFMDNPQNLPIGTDCVGSLKLTYISKVSDATKQRPKAEFCFVINAGMRKFFLQANDQQDLVDWVIALNKATKITVPKSSESHQNSENQKVLPDVVGPKKQVSYRTDIIGGVPIITQTQHEGGDGANRSEREALQRSHGQLPYFLGRPAQEQSVIKSGYCVKQGAVMRNWKRRYFLLEENAMSYFKSDLEKEPLRMIPLKEVHKVQECKQSDIMMRDNLFEVVTTSRTFYIQADSPVEMHSWIKAISGAIVAQRGPGRSAATMRQARRLSNPCIQRYTSRIGECSGTNTATVPRSTAAQRLPPSLARPYLPCHHATQSGAMLSLPAHARSLAWDSEHFMSLLPRPVHSHPPARLSLQETRLAK; encoded by the exons ATGCCTTATGTGGACCGACAGAACCGCATTTGTGGTTTCCTGGACATCGAGGAGAACGAGAACAGCGGCAAGTTCCTGCGACGCTACTTCATCCTGGACACACAGCAGGGGAGCCTGGTGTGGTTCATGGATAACCCTCAG AACCTGCCCATCGGTACGGACTGCGTTGGTTCACTCAAGCTCACCTACATCTCTAAG GTCAGTGATGCCACCAAGCAGAGGCCCAAAGCAGAGTTTTGCTTTG TCATCAATGCTGGGATGAGGAAGTTCTTCCTTCAGGCCAATGATCAGCAGGACCTTGTAGACTGGGTCATCGCTCTCAATAAAGCCACCAAGATCACA gtGCCAAAGTCGTCAGAAAGCCACCAGAATTCAGAAAACCAGAAAGTTTTGCCAGACGTCGTCGGGCCCAAGAAGCAAGTTTCCTACAGGACGGACATAATCGGTGGAGTTCCCATCATAACCCAAACCCAG caTGAAGGCGGTGACGGTGCGAACAGATCGGAACGCGAGGCGCTGCAGCGCTCCCACGGTCAGCTGCCGTACTTCCTGGGCAGGCCAGCTCAGGAACAGAGTGTCATCAAGTCAGGCTACTGTGTGAAGCAAGGAGCCGTG ATGAGGAACTGGAAGCGTCGCTACTTCCTCCTTGAGGAAAACGCTATGAGCTACTTCAAGTCAGATTTG GAGAAAGAGCCTCTGAGGATGATCCCACTAAAGGAGGTTCACAAGGTCCAGGAGTGCAAACAGAG TGACATCATGATGAGAGATAATCTCTTTGAAGTCGTCACCACATCGAGGACGTTTTATATCCAG GCGGACAGCCCAGTGGAGATGCACAGTTGGATAAAGGCCATCTCAGGGGCCATAGTAGCTCAGCGGGGACCTGGGAGGTCGGCTGCCACA ATGCGGCAGGCCAGACGGCTGTCGAACCCCTGTATACAGAGGTATACATCTCGAATCGGGGAGTGCAGCGGCAC GAACACGGCAACCGTCCCACGTTCTACCGCAGCCCAGCGGCTGCCGCCGTCCCTCGCGCGCCCGTACCTGCCGTGCCATCATGCAACCCAGAGCGGGGCGATGCTGTCGCTTCCGGCGCACGCCCGCAGCCTGGCGTGGGACAGCGAGCACTTCATGAGCCTGCTGCCACGCCCCGTTCACAGCCACCCACCAGCACGCCTGTCCCTGCAGGAGACGCGCCTCGCAAAGTGA